A window from Abyssibacter profundi encodes these proteins:
- the moaD gene encoding molybdopterin converting factor subunit 1 produces the protein MIRVLYFAALADQAGRHEEWLTPEPSDTAQQLYERLAQQRGLRLSRRQLRVAINEQFADWSDVLRAGDQVAFLPPMSGG, from the coding sequence GTGATCCGGGTGCTGTACTTCGCCGCATTGGCGGACCAAGCCGGTCGCCACGAGGAGTGGCTCACGCCCGAGCCGTCCGACACGGCGCAGCAGCTGTATGAACGCCTGGCGCAGCAACGGGGCCTCCGCCTGTCGCGTCGACAGCTCCGGGTTGCGATTAACGAGCAATTCGCCGACTGGTCCGATGTGCTGCGTGCCGGTGATCAGGTGGCCTTTTTGCCGCCCATGTCCGGAGGCTGA
- a CDS encoding NTP transferase domain-containing protein yields MTLAPEQVTAGILAGGAGRRMGGLDKGLMRRAGAPLVKTLIQQLQPDVCALWLSIHRNVPAYQAVLDGIEPRPGQRMGVVTDATADYAGPIAGVRAVWKVCSTPYLLLVPGDAPGLPADFVQRMTQALTTQATRVVVAQVGQDRHYTACLLQRDALPLPPGRGSLRDWLSLTPVGTAPMPAATRLSINTPAEAADCGVQPAPEPWVPVA; encoded by the coding sequence ATGACATTGGCACCAGAGCAGGTGACCGCGGGCATTCTTGCCGGCGGAGCAGGCCGGCGGATGGGCGGGCTGGATAAAGGCCTGATGCGCCGGGCCGGCGCGCCGCTGGTCAAGACGCTGATCCAGCAACTTCAACCCGATGTTTGTGCCCTTTGGCTTAGCATTCATCGCAACGTCCCGGCTTACCAGGCCGTGCTGGACGGGATCGAGCCGCGGCCCGGTCAGCGCATGGGCGTGGTGACCGATGCGACTGCGGACTATGCGGGGCCGATCGCCGGGGTGCGTGCAGTGTGGAAGGTCTGCTCAACGCCCTACCTGCTACTGGTGCCCGGTGACGCGCCCGGGCTGCCCGCCGATTTCGTCCAACGGATGACCCAGGCTTTAACCACCCAGGCCACGCGTGTCGTGGTTGCGCAGGTCGGACAGGACCGTCACTACACCGCATGTTTGCTGCAGCGGGATGCCTTACCGCTGCCCCCCGGCCGGGGTTCCCTGCGGGATTGGCTCAGCCTGACCCCCGTTGGCACCGCCCCCATGCCCGCGGCCACGCGGTTGAGCATCAACACCCCGGCTGAGGCCGCAGACTGCGGTGTGCAGCCGGCACCGGAGCCGTGGGTGCCGGTCGCATGA
- the moaA gene encoding GTP 3',8-cyclase MoaA — protein sequence MSRAFEDTQGRRPRKLRVSLTDRCNFRCGYCMPEQPQWAPARHLLTLSERLRLVRLFVQRAGVRAVRLTGGEPLLSPDLEPMLRELRDDSETGGLRLSLTTNAQLLRRRASALKAAGLDDLNVSLDALEPAQFDTMTRTRGRLPAVLDGIEAAREVGLAVKINAVIIRGQNEDQVVPLLDWASRRQLVLRFIEFMPLEGGALWRRERVCSEADMLTQIRRVHGRVHALGAEGPASYYQLDDGTRFGVIPTVTRPFCGQCDRMRLTATGELYTCLFSAQGTPLQPLLRDGISDDALVAHLSAAVRAKPPGYARTGAVERPITMHGLGG from the coding sequence ATGAGCCGAGCGTTTGAAGATACCCAGGGACGCCGGCCTCGCAAGCTGCGGGTCTCGCTGACCGACCGGTGCAATTTCCGCTGCGGATACTGCATGCCCGAACAGCCCCAGTGGGCGCCCGCCCGGCACCTGCTCACGTTGTCGGAGCGATTGCGCCTGGTTCGCCTGTTTGTTCAGCGCGCGGGCGTTCGTGCGGTTCGCCTGACCGGTGGCGAGCCGCTGCTGTCCCCCGATCTGGAGCCGATGCTGCGCGAGCTACGCGACGATTCCGAGACCGGCGGGCTCCGGCTATCACTAACGACCAACGCCCAGTTGCTGAGGCGGCGAGCATCGGCGCTCAAGGCCGCCGGCCTGGACGACCTCAATGTCAGCCTCGATGCCCTGGAGCCGGCGCAGTTCGACACGATGACGCGCACCCGGGGGCGATTGCCTGCGGTGCTGGACGGGATCGAGGCCGCCCGCGAGGTCGGCCTGGCGGTGAAGATCAATGCGGTGATCATCCGCGGCCAGAATGAAGATCAGGTCGTGCCACTGCTGGACTGGGCGTCTCGCCGCCAGCTGGTCTTACGATTCATCGAGTTCATGCCCCTGGAGGGCGGGGCGCTCTGGCGCCGCGAGCGTGTCTGCAGTGAAGCCGATATGTTGACGCAGATTCGCCGGGTCCACGGCCGGGTGCATGCGCTCGGCGCCGAAGGGCCCGCAAGCTATTACCAACTGGACGATGGCACCCGCTTCGGGGTCATCCCTACCGTCACCCGGCCGTTCTGCGGCCAGTGTGACCGCATGCGTTTGACCGCCACAGGCGAGCTGTACACCTGCCTGTTCTCGGCGCAGGGCACCCCATTGCAGCCGCTGCTGCGTGATGGAATCAGCGACGATGCGCTGGTCGCGCATTTGTCGGCTGCGGTCCGCGCCAAGCCGCCCGGTTATGCCCGCACCGGCGCGGTCGAGCGTCCCATTACCATGCACGGCCTGGGCGGCTAG
- the moaCB gene encoding bifunctional molybdenum cofactor biosynthesis protein MoaC/MoaB, whose translation MPAPARSSVPLPCTAWAARRAQARGHRMINVGNKPDTLRTARASGRLQAPAEVLERIRSGQVEKGDCLQVARVAGIQAAKRTDDLIPLCHPLPIHAAELAFEFTDDAVVIHAEAAVIGPTGVEMEALAAVSAAALTIYDMVKMYCEPEDLHIDGVRLLQKTGGKSQFSTRLRAPKSALVIVLSDTVAAGRKPDTAGQAVRERLAACGFAPLDYSIMPDEPEPLLEAVNQALEAGVDCILTVGGTGISPRDITVETLAPLIRRDMPGIMEAGRAFGQRRTPYAMMSRGIAGLAGPHGRSLLMTLPGSRGGATETLLAVLPGLIHLFDCRDAFAHPGGYQ comes from the coding sequence ATGCCCGCACCGGCGCGGTCGAGCGTCCCATTACCATGCACGGCCTGGGCGGCTAGGCGTGCACAGGCCAGAGGCCACCGAATGATTAATGTTGGCAACAAGCCGGACACGCTCCGGACGGCGCGTGCCTCCGGGCGCTTGCAGGCACCGGCCGAGGTGCTGGAACGAATCCGCAGCGGCCAGGTGGAGAAGGGGGACTGTTTGCAGGTGGCCCGGGTGGCCGGCATCCAGGCCGCCAAGCGAACGGACGACCTGATCCCGCTTTGTCATCCGCTGCCCATCCACGCGGCCGAACTGGCATTCGAGTTCACCGACGACGCGGTGGTGATTCATGCCGAGGCGGCCGTGATCGGTCCCACGGGCGTGGAGATGGAAGCGCTGGCCGCCGTCTCGGCCGCCGCTCTGACCATTTACGACATGGTCAAGATGTATTGCGAGCCGGAAGACCTGCATATCGACGGGGTTCGATTGCTCCAGAAGACCGGCGGCAAGTCGCAGTTCTCCACGCGACTGCGCGCCCCTAAATCGGCGTTGGTGATTGTCCTGTCCGATACCGTCGCGGCCGGCCGCAAGCCCGACACGGCCGGCCAGGCGGTGCGGGAGCGATTGGCGGCCTGCGGCTTCGCACCGCTGGATTACAGCATCATGCCGGATGAGCCCGAGCCGCTGCTCGAGGCGGTCAATCAAGCGCTTGAGGCCGGCGTGGACTGCATTCTGACGGTTGGAGGCACCGGGATCAGCCCGCGGGATATCACCGTGGAGACCCTGGCGCCACTGATTCGCCGCGACATGCCGGGCATCATGGAGGCGGGTCGCGCATTCGGTCAGCGACGGACACCCTACGCCATGATGTCGCGTGGCATCGCCGGATTGGCCGGCCCGCATGGACGGAGCTTGCTGATGACCCTGCCGGGGAGCCGGGGGGGCGCCACCGAGACCCTGCTGGCCGTCCTGCCCGGGCTGATTCATCTATTCGACTGCCGTGATGCCTTCGCGCATCCCGGCGGGTACCAGTAG
- a CDS encoding DUF3369 domain-containing protein yields the protein MMDDDSLDFLDEDDDQAAPLRAWKILIVDDDPDIHDVTKLALTGLEFNGRGLEFLHAYSGAEAREMIAGQPDIALVLLDVVMESDHAGLDVVEYVRNELGNQFIRIILRTGQPGQAPEIDVITRYDINDYKHKTELTRQRLFTTIYTGLSAYRDLMALDANRRGLEKVIDASAHIFELQSLERFAQGVIEQLCALLFLEDDAVMLHASGMAAADCEPALRILAGSGRFESLVGSDAAQALDADTLARIHKAREEGRLIFQSHQIAAVQSAPTDHSNFVIYLESDAPLEASAQRLVEMFCRNVSIAWRNLRAPQSANKTAD from the coding sequence ATGATGGATGACGACAGCCTCGACTTTCTCGACGAAGACGACGATCAAGCTGCCCCCTTGCGGGCCTGGAAGATCCTGATCGTCGATGACGACCCGGATATACACGACGTCACCAAGCTGGCCCTGACCGGCTTGGAGTTCAATGGCCGCGGCCTGGAGTTTCTTCACGCCTATTCCGGCGCCGAAGCCCGCGAGATGATCGCCGGCCAACCGGATATTGCGCTGGTGCTGCTCGATGTGGTCATGGAATCCGACCACGCGGGGCTGGACGTTGTGGAGTATGTCCGCAACGAGCTGGGTAACCAGTTCATCCGCATCATTCTGCGCACTGGTCAACCCGGTCAGGCGCCCGAGATCGATGTGATTACGCGCTACGACATCAACGACTACAAGCACAAGACCGAACTGACGCGCCAGCGCCTGTTCACGACCATTTACACCGGCCTATCCGCCTATCGCGACCTGATGGCACTGGATGCCAACCGCCGTGGCCTGGAGAAGGTGATCGACGCCTCCGCCCACATCTTCGAGCTACAGTCGCTGGAACGGTTCGCTCAGGGTGTCATCGAGCAGCTATGCGCCTTGTTGTTCCTGGAGGACGACGCGGTGATGCTGCATGCCTCAGGCATGGCCGCGGCAGACTGCGAACCGGCACTGCGCATTCTTGCCGGGTCTGGCCGTTTTGAGTCGCTGGTGGGCAGCGATGCCGCCCAGGCCCTGGATGCCGACACGCTGGCGCGCATCCACAAGGCCCGCGAGGAAGGTCGGCTGATCTTCCAGTCGCATCAGATCGCGGCCGTCCAGTCGGCCCCGACCGACCACAGCAACTTCGTGATTTATCTGGAATCTGATGCACCGCTGGAAGCCTCGGCCCAGCGGCTGGTGGAAATGTTCTGCCGCAATGTGTCGATTGCCTGGCGCAACCTGCGCGCGCCACAAAGCGCGAACAAGACGGCCGACTAG
- a CDS encoding CmpA/NrtA family ABC transporter substrate-binding protein, whose translation MPASALADSAEAPAGPDTVAGTEQPAARSSSGTGRVPAGRPLEIGYIPLTDAAPLVVAHELGLFRQEGVDVSLVRETSWASIRDKVAIGMLDGAQMLAPMPLAASVGAGGPKQALTAPMTLSQGGNGLTVSRDLFRDMCDLDPDLSSDRRRAPAALRKVVEQRAARGRQRLTFGVVFPSSSHNYLLRHWLASGGIDPDRDVRLVVIPPPQMVTNLDVGNVAGFCVGEPWNTVAVERGIGVTLATSAELWPDHVEKVFGVGETLSRRRPEALAGLLRALNTAGRWLEDRTHTQDIARLLASPHYLNQSVDDLLPTLSGQFRFARELDPEPVRIQRFTHDASARPDAASALWWLTQMYRWGQLERPVAMTNATAAVYGAEVFDQVLGTPAQASAPNTRILGPEFDPARPLDYLNQLPIGAKPAWLAAALGREAA comes from the coding sequence GTGCCGGCAAGCGCGCTGGCCGATTCCGCCGAAGCGCCAGCCGGTCCGGACACGGTGGCGGGGACCGAGCAGCCGGCGGCCCGCTCGTCATCGGGCACCGGCCGGGTGCCGGCCGGGCGTCCGCTGGAGATTGGCTACATCCCGTTAACCGATGCGGCGCCGCTGGTGGTGGCCCACGAACTGGGTCTGTTCCGGCAGGAGGGCGTTGACGTATCGCTGGTGCGCGAGACCTCCTGGGCTTCTATTCGCGACAAGGTGGCCATTGGCATGCTCGATGGCGCGCAGATGCTGGCCCCGATGCCGCTGGCGGCTAGCGTCGGTGCTGGCGGACCCAAACAGGCACTGACAGCGCCGATGACCCTGTCACAGGGCGGCAACGGTCTCACGGTTTCGCGCGACCTGTTCCGGGACATGTGCGATCTCGACCCCGATCTGAGCAGCGATCGTCGACGCGCACCCGCCGCCTTGCGCAAGGTGGTGGAGCAGCGCGCGGCACGTGGCCGGCAGCGGCTGACCTTCGGCGTCGTGTTCCCGAGTTCCAGCCATAACTATCTGCTCCGACACTGGCTGGCCAGCGGCGGCATCGATCCCGACCGCGATGTGCGGCTGGTCGTGATTCCGCCGCCGCAGATGGTGACAAACCTCGATGTCGGCAATGTCGCCGGATTCTGTGTCGGCGAGCCCTGGAATACCGTGGCCGTGGAGCGGGGTATCGGCGTGACCCTAGCCACCAGCGCCGAGCTGTGGCCCGATCATGTCGAAAAGGTGTTCGGTGTCGGCGAGACATTGTCACGCCGTCGGCCGGAGGCGCTGGCCGGGCTGCTGCGGGCCTTGAACACCGCTGGCCGCTGGCTGGAAGACCGCACACACACCCAGGACATCGCACGGTTGCTGGCCTCGCCGCATTATCTCAATCAGTCCGTGGATGACCTGTTGCCCACGCTGTCCGGGCAGTTCCGCTTCGCCCGTGAGCTAGACCCCGAGCCGGTGCGTATCCAGCGCTTCACCCACGATGCGAGCGCGCGGCCGGATGCGGCGTCTGCCCTTTGGTGGTTGACGCAGATGTACCGCTGGGGGCAGTTGGAGCGGCCGGTGGCCATGACCAATGCCACCGCTGCGGTTTACGGTGCCGAGGTCTTTGATCAGGTGCTGGGCACGCCGGCTCAGGCGTCCGCGCCCAACACGCGGATACTGGGGCCTGAGTTCGACCCCGCCAGGCCCCTGGATTACCTCAATCAGCTGCCGATTGGCGCCAAACCAGCCTGGCTGGCGGCCGCGCTGGGTCGGGAGGCGGCGTGA
- a CDS encoding molybdopterin molybdotransferase MoeA produces MISFDAAQASYAEHVQPLPSEPLPTAAASGRVLRADAVAAVDLPRFDQSAMDGYAIRHQDAPGRLPLQGRAEAGGAAPVLEPGSCVRILTGAPLPAGADTVVPQEQVESDARHVRFVDGAQPGRHIRKRAEEVAAGQRIAEAGQRLSPGGVAALCAAGVASVEVTRLPRVTVLVTGDEVVPAGQPLSDSATPDANGPLITAWLRAAGVAELQTVAVADTRQAVDRALAEALDQSDLVITSGGASVGDRDFIPEAADAAGLIRHFWKVAQKPGKPLLFASRGPQVLLALPGNPASVHLGLQLHLRSILARLAGDASPALPWQWGRLDARPTLKGDRPLFARARAHHDPAQPPRLDLLPGQGSHRLGNLLSANALVRLEPDDTGPWAAYLPI; encoded by the coding sequence ATGATTAGCTTCGATGCCGCACAAGCCAGCTACGCCGAGCATGTTCAGCCACTGCCCAGCGAGCCACTCCCGACGGCTGCAGCCAGTGGCCGCGTGCTGCGGGCGGATGCCGTGGCCGCAGTCGACCTACCGCGTTTTGATCAAAGCGCAATGGATGGCTATGCCATCCGGCATCAGGACGCGCCCGGCCGCCTGCCATTACAAGGCCGGGCGGAAGCCGGTGGCGCCGCGCCGGTGCTGGAGCCGGGGAGCTGCGTACGTATTCTCACCGGCGCCCCGTTACCTGCCGGTGCCGATACCGTCGTGCCCCAGGAGCAGGTCGAGTCGGACGCAAGGCATGTGCGCTTTGTCGACGGTGCGCAGCCGGGTCGCCATATCCGAAAGCGTGCTGAGGAAGTCGCTGCTGGTCAGCGCATCGCCGAGGCCGGGCAGCGCCTCTCCCCGGGTGGCGTCGCGGCGCTTTGTGCCGCCGGTGTGGCCAGCGTCGAGGTGACGCGCTTGCCACGCGTGACCGTGCTCGTCACCGGTGATGAGGTGGTTCCGGCCGGCCAGCCGTTATCGGATTCCGCCACGCCCGATGCCAATGGGCCGCTGATCACCGCCTGGCTCAGGGCGGCAGGTGTGGCCGAACTGCAGACCGTGGCGGTGGCAGATACGCGACAGGCCGTCGATCGGGCGCTGGCCGAGGCGCTGGATCAGTCCGATCTGGTGATCACCTCGGGTGGGGCCTCGGTAGGCGACCGGGATTTCATCCCTGAAGCAGCCGATGCCGCAGGCTTGATCCGGCATTTCTGGAAGGTGGCGCAGAAGCCGGGCAAGCCCCTGCTGTTTGCCTCGCGCGGGCCGCAGGTGTTGTTGGCGCTACCGGGTAACCCGGCGTCGGTTCATCTGGGCCTGCAGTTGCACCTGCGCAGTATCCTCGCCCGCCTGGCTGGCGACGCATCGCCCGCATTACCCTGGCAATGGGGGCGGTTGGATGCGCGGCCCACTCTCAAGGGTGACCGGCCCTTATTCGCGAGAGCGCGGGCCCATCATGACCCAGCACAGCCACCCCGGCTGGATCTGCTCCCCGGGCAGGGGTCTCATAGGCTGGGCAATTTGCTGTCGGCCAATGCGCTGGTCCGTCTTGAACCGGACGACACGGGGCCCTGGGCGGCTTATCTCCCGATCTAG
- a CDS encoding ThiF family adenylyltransferase, which translates to MFRLTDQAIDITAAAAALSDPHSGGFVEFRGCVRNHHHGRSVEQLHYSAYPALAITEGERILEEARQRYAIDAVACIHRTGDLQIGDTAVWVGVGAAHRDAAFAACRYVIDEVKRRLPVWKHERYLDGETQWVGCQGCADHGHDPRYDRQQRVPGVGEAGQQRLRQAHVAVVGVGALGCPVADLLAGAGVGRLTLIDPDRVELSNLHRQSLYAEADVGALKVDAARRRLLERNSSTVIDARPQALAAGNDTAWLDDADLVVDCSDDPASKQWVTHRARVSGRPCIVGGVHQLAGGLFVSPRQAQDGVCWACISAQGSDCGDQGVLGPTPAVIGAAMAGEALRRLIGLDSALAGRWTVLDFGSGQFQRFVPKQRKTCRCHQEADGRSDAVQRDRLDPALHWIDLREATERRLRPLPGAQPLAFDEAMAGRGLEPDQRYLLICTSGRRSEAVCHTLREQGFGQVWTLTGGVRALPDESTPLACSA; encoded by the coding sequence ATGTTTCGCCTAACCGACCAAGCCATCGATATCACCGCTGCGGCCGCGGCTCTGTCAGACCCGCACAGTGGCGGTTTTGTCGAGTTTCGTGGCTGTGTGCGCAATCACCATCACGGGCGTTCGGTCGAGCAATTGCACTACAGCGCCTACCCAGCGCTGGCCATCACGGAGGGAGAGCGCATTCTCGAGGAGGCCCGACAGCGCTACGCCATCGATGCGGTGGCCTGTATTCACCGGACGGGGGATTTGCAAATTGGCGACACCGCGGTGTGGGTCGGTGTGGGCGCGGCTCACCGGGACGCCGCTTTTGCCGCCTGCCGGTATGTGATCGATGAGGTGAAGCGGCGGTTGCCGGTCTGGAAACATGAACGTTATCTGGACGGCGAGACCCAGTGGGTGGGCTGTCAGGGCTGTGCCGACCATGGTCACGACCCGCGGTATGACCGCCAGCAGCGCGTGCCGGGGGTCGGCGAGGCTGGCCAGCAACGCCTGCGGCAAGCGCATGTCGCGGTGGTCGGTGTCGGGGCGTTGGGGTGTCCCGTGGCCGACCTGCTTGCCGGAGCAGGCGTTGGTCGTCTGACCTTGATCGACCCGGATCGGGTAGAGCTCAGCAATCTGCATCGCCAGTCGCTTTATGCCGAGGCCGACGTGGGGGCGCTCAAGGTGGATGCCGCCCGTCGGCGACTTTTGGAGCGCAATAGCTCGACCGTCATCGATGCCAGGCCGCAGGCATTGGCTGCCGGCAACGACACGGCATGGCTGGACGATGCCGATCTCGTAGTGGACTGCAGCGACGATCCGGCCAGCAAACAATGGGTGACGCATCGGGCGCGAGTCAGCGGTCGGCCCTGCATCGTCGGTGGAGTGCACCAGCTGGCTGGCGGACTGTTCGTCAGCCCCCGCCAGGCCCAGGACGGTGTGTGCTGGGCGTGCATCAGTGCTCAAGGGAGCGACTGTGGGGACCAGGGCGTGCTGGGCCCGACACCGGCTGTCATCGGTGCCGCAATGGCGGGCGAGGCCTTGCGACGACTAATCGGTCTGGATTCTGCGCTCGCCGGGCGGTGGACCGTGCTGGATTTCGGGTCCGGCCAGTTTCAGCGATTCGTGCCAAAGCAGCGCAAGACCTGCCGCTGTCACCAGGAGGCGGACGGCCGATCGGACGCAGTCCAACGTGACCGCTTGGACCCCGCCCTGCACTGGATTGACCTGCGTGAAGCGACCGAGCGTCGTCTGCGCCCGCTGCCCGGTGCACAGCCGCTTGCCTTTGATGAGGCCATGGCTGGCCGTGGTCTGGAGCCAGACCAGCGCTACTTGCTGATCTGCACCAGTGGCCGGCGTAGCGAGGCCGTTTGCCACACGCTGCGCGAGCAGGGTTTTGGTCAGGTCTGGACGCTGACCGGCGGTGTGCGTGCCCTGCCGGACGAGTCGACGCCGCTGGCCTGCAGCGCATGA
- a CDS encoding ABC transporter permease: MKARIVNGLNTAGFAWLSPMVLLASGDNPREQLHALWQRIGLPLLAIGIFLMLWAAGAAQVNTSLGQLPGPAQTWAQAKNLHAEHRAERERAEAFYERQEQRHERQLARNPDAKLVYRDYTGAPTFYDQIWTSLQTVFAGFVLATIIAIPIGVACGLSETLNTAISPLIQVFKPVSPLAWLPIITIVVSAVYVTPDPMIEKSFINSALTVTLCSLWPTLINTAVGVSRIDSDLINVGRVINLPLATRIRRIALPASLPMIFTGLRISLGIGWMVLIAAEMLAQNPGLGKFVWDEFQNGSSNSLGRILVAVITIGLIGFLLDWLMLTLQRLVSYETDR, encoded by the coding sequence ATGAAAGCGCGCATCGTCAATGGACTCAACACGGCCGGCTTTGCCTGGCTCTCGCCCATGGTCTTGCTGGCCAGTGGTGACAATCCCCGTGAGCAACTGCACGCCCTGTGGCAGCGTATCGGCCTGCCATTGCTGGCCATCGGTATCTTCCTGATGCTGTGGGCTGCGGGCGCGGCGCAGGTGAATACCAGTCTGGGGCAGTTGCCGGGCCCGGCGCAGACCTGGGCGCAGGCCAAGAATCTACATGCCGAACATCGTGCCGAACGCGAACGGGCAGAGGCGTTTTACGAGCGTCAGGAGCAACGGCATGAACGGCAGCTGGCCCGTAACCCGGACGCCAAGCTGGTGTACCGGGACTACACCGGCGCACCGACGTTTTACGACCAGATCTGGACCAGTCTGCAAACGGTCTTCGCCGGCTTTGTGCTGGCCACGATTATTGCCATTCCCATCGGTGTGGCCTGTGGGCTGAGCGAGACGCTGAACACGGCGATCAGCCCGCTGATTCAGGTGTTCAAACCGGTCTCGCCTCTGGCCTGGCTGCCCATCATCACCATTGTGGTGTCGGCGGTGTACGTCACGCCTGATCCGATGATTGAGAAGTCGTTCATCAACTCGGCGCTGACCGTCACGCTGTGCTCGCTGTGGCCCACATTGATCAACACCGCCGTCGGCGTTTCTCGTATTGATAGCGACCTGATCAACGTCGGACGGGTGATCAACCTGCCGCTGGCCACGCGCATCCGCCGGATCGCGCTACCGGCCTCCTTGCCGATGATCTTCACCGGGCTGCGCATCTCCCTGGGCATCGGCTGGATGGTGCTAATCGCCGCGGAAATGCTCGCGCAGAACCCCGGTCTGGGGAAATTCGTCTGGGACGAGTTCCAGAACGGCAGTTCCAACTCTCTCGGCCGGATTCTGGTGGCAGTGATCACCATTGGATTGATCGGCTTCTTACTCGACTGGCTGATGCTCACGCTCCAGCGGCTGGTCTCCTACGAAACGGATCGCTAG
- a CDS encoding CmpA/NrtA family ABC transporter substrate-binding protein, giving the protein MLKHCIASLGALMLSTTALAAEPEKPDLKFGFIKLTDMAPLAVAKELFFFEDEGLFVELEAQANWKVLLDRVIDGQLDGAHMLAGQPLGATIGFGTQAHVVTAFSMDLNGNGITVSNEVWEQMKPGIPKRADGKPVHPIKADYLKPVVEQYNDAGKPFKMGMVFPVSTHNYELRYWLAAGGIHPGFYAPLKGDISGTLEADALLSVTPPPQMPATLEAGTIYGYCVGEPWNQQAVFKGIGVPVITDYEIWKNNPEKVFGVSKAWADRYPETHKAVVKALIRAAAWLDENNNANRGKAVEMLARPYYVGADEEVIANSMTGTFEYEKGDKRAVPDFNVFFRYNATYPYYSDAIWYLTQMRRWGQIPEHKPDDWYMETARKVYRPDVYAAAARELIEEGYFEASDFPDFDEETGFKPPQTEFIDGITYDGTQPNAYLSSFPIGMKQGDIYR; this is encoded by the coding sequence ATGTTGAAGCACTGCATTGCCAGTCTCGGAGCCCTCATGCTGTCGACCACAGCCCTGGCCGCCGAGCCTGAAAAGCCCGACCTTAAATTCGGATTCATCAAGCTCACCGATATGGCGCCGCTGGCGGTGGCCAAGGAGCTGTTTTTCTTCGAGGACGAGGGGCTTTTTGTCGAACTGGAAGCCCAGGCCAATTGGAAGGTCTTGTTGGACCGGGTCATTGACGGCCAGCTCGACGGCGCCCACATGCTGGCCGGCCAGCCGCTGGGGGCCACGATTGGCTTCGGCACCCAGGCACATGTGGTGACCGCGTTTTCCATGGATCTGAATGGCAACGGAATCACGGTGTCCAACGAGGTCTGGGAGCAGATGAAGCCCGGCATCCCGAAGCGCGCCGACGGCAAGCCGGTGCATCCGATCAAGGCCGACTACCTCAAACCCGTGGTCGAGCAGTACAACGATGCCGGCAAGCCGTTCAAGATGGGCATGGTCTTCCCGGTATCCACCCACAACTACGAGCTGCGGTACTGGCTGGCTGCCGGCGGGATTCACCCCGGTTTCTACGCGCCGCTCAAGGGGGATATCTCGGGCACGCTGGAAGCTGATGCCCTGCTATCCGTGACACCACCGCCGCAAATGCCGGCGACGCTGGAAGCCGGCACAATCTACGGTTACTGCGTCGGTGAGCCCTGGAATCAGCAGGCGGTGTTCAAGGGAATCGGCGTCCCGGTCATCACCGACTACGAAATCTGGAAGAACAACCCCGAGAAGGTCTTCGGCGTGTCCAAGGCCTGGGCGGATCGCTATCCGGAAACGCACAAGGCTGTGGTCAAGGCGTTGATTCGCGCAGCGGCCTGGCTGGATGAAAACAACAACGCCAACCGCGGCAAGGCCGTGGAAATGCTCGCGCGGCCGTACTACGTGGGGGCGGACGAGGAGGTCATCGCCAACTCCATGACCGGCACCTTCGAATACGAAAAAGGCGACAAGCGCGCCGTGCCGGATTTCAACGTTTTCTTCCGCTACAACGCCACCTATCCCTACTACTCGGATGCCATCTGGTACCTGACGCAGATGCGGCGTTGGGGGCAGATTCCCGAACACAAGCCGGACGACTGGTACATGGAGACCGCCCGCAAGGTGTATCGGCCCGATGTGTACGCCGCGGCGGCCCGCGAGTTGATCGAAGAGGGTTACTTCGAAGCCTCGGATTTCCCGGATTTCGATGAGGAAACCGGCTTCAAACCGCCGCAGACCGAATTCATCGACGGCATCACCTATGACGGCACCCAGCCCAATGCCTATTTGTCGTCGTTCCCTATCGGTATGAAGCAAGGCGACATTTATCGCTAG